CCCATGCGCTGACCGTCCAGGCGGTCTTCACGGTCTTGGCGGCCCTGCTTTCCGTACTGCTCCTGCCGCTCTTCACCCGCCAGGCCGTCGTCGTGGCGGCGGTCTACATCAGCGTCCTGGCCTCCATCATTCAGGTGCTGGCCAACCTCTTCGCCAGCGTCTTCACCGCTTTCGAGGACACCAAATACCTGGCTGTCTCCGTGTTCATCGAGCGCGGCGTCTTCCTGGCCGGCGTCATCCTGGTCATGATCATGCGCTGGGGCTTCCTCTCCATCTTCTGGTTCCAGGTGCTCTCGTTCACGATCAAGCTTATTTTCTGCAGTATCATTGTCTGGCAGAAATTCGCCCGGCCGGCATGGCGGATACAGTGGCCGCGCCTGCGCTACTTCTTCCGGGAATCGTTTCCCCTGCTCTTTTCCACAGGATTCCGCACGCTGGACGGCCAGCTCGACACATTCCTGCTCCAGATCCTGCAGACGGCGCTGGAGCTGGGCCTGTACGGCGCGCCCTACCGGTTGATCTCCCGCATGAACATCGTGCCCGACAGCATCATGGCCGGCCTCCTGCCGGCGCTCTCCAACCTGACCCGCGACCAAGAGGGCCGTCAACGGGCCTTCTCCCTGTACCAGAAGATCTTCAAGTACTTCCTCATCATGACCGTGCCGGTTGCCGTGCTCACCTCCCTGATGAGCGAGCCGCTCGTGGTACTGCTCTTTGGCAGGGAATATCGCGGCGCCGCGCCGGCGCTGGCGCTGATGGCCTGGTCGCTGGTCTTCATGTTCCCCAACTACGCCTTCAAGTACCTGCTGACGGCGCTCGGCCAACAGCATTTCGAGGCCATCAGCCTGGCCATTTCCCTGGTGCCGCACCTGGCGCTGGGCCTTTGGCTCATCCCGCGCGCCGGCGCTACCGGCGCCGCGGTCGCCATGCTGGTCGCCCAGGCGGTGGCCTTTGCCGTCGGGTTCTATTACGTCAGCCGGGGCCTGGGTGCGTATAACTTCGCCGGCCCGCTCCTGCGGCTGGCCGCCGGCGCCCTGCCGGCAGGGGTCATGATCGTGCTATGGCCGGCCGGGCCGGCGGCGCTGAAACTGCTCGCCGCCGCTGTCCTGTACCTCGCCGCGCTGTGGCCGCTGGGATTGGTCGAAAGCAGTGAACTGCGCCAGTTCGCCGCACTGCTCCGGCCGCCGGCGGCACTGCGTCCCAGCCGTGGGGCCGGCACAGGAGGATCGCGATGACGCCGCTGAGGAGCGCGCGCTCCTGGCTGGTACAGCACCCTTTGGTGTGGCAGGCGGCGCTGGCGGCCGGCGCGCTGGCCGCCGGGCTGGCGCTGGCACTCCTGCCCCTGCCCAAACTGCCCCTGGCCCTGGGGCTTGTGGGAGCGGCGGTATTGGCCGCCGGCATATGGCTTTCTCTGCGCAGTCGGAGGCCGGTCGAATGGGCGTTCCTGGCCTTCGTCTTCCTGATGCCGGCGACGCGCTTTTCCCTGCTCGAAATGGGCTTCAGCCTCCAGGCCAACTACGCGGCCCTGGCCGTGACCACCCTTTTCCTGCTCTGCCGGGCGGCTCTCCTGGCTCGCCCTCTGTGGTGGCCGCGATCGCGGGTCCACACCGCCGTGATCCTGCTGACGCTGGTCATCGCCGCATCCTTTTTCCTCTCCGCCCAGGTGCCGCCCGGGGAATATCGCGGCGAGGTGCGCTATGTCCGCAGTGCCAAGCAGATCGCCCAGTTCCTGCTGATGGTCATCACCTACGCCGTGGTGGTGCTGGCCGTGCAGGACCGCCGGCTCTTTCGGCGCGCCGTCATCATCCTCATCCTCTCCACCCTGGCGGTCTCGCTGTACGGCATCTACCAGTTTATCGCCTACCCGCTCGGACTGCCGGGCGTGGACCTGTTCCCGCAAAGCGCATCGTTCGGGGCTTCCCGGCAGTGGGCCATCCCGCTGGCCGGCGGCCGCTTCCTGCGCATCTGGTCCGTCGCCTCGGAGCCGGTATGGTTCGGCGACTTCCTGAGCGGTGCCATCCCGCTGATCTTTGCCCTGCTCGCCGGCCGCGCCCTGCGGGAAAGCAGGTGGCAGTGGCTGTTGTGGGCGGCGCTGGGGGCCGCCGGCCTGGCACTCCTGCTGACCTTCGCCCGCAGTGCTTACCTGGCGGTGCTGGTGGGCGGCGTTGTGGTGCTGGCCTTTGCCCCGCGCTTTCTGGCGCGTGCCGGCATCGCCCTGGCCGGCGTCGCCAGCGTCATCGTGATCATCAGCCTGATCCTGTCGCAGATGCCCGTCACGGAACAGGCCTCCCTGCTCCAGGCGGTCAGCGACCGCTTCATCTCCCCCTTCCAGGAGGAGAACTTCGGCAACATCCACCGCACCACCGCCATCGCGACATCTTGGGCCATGTTCCTGGACCGTCCCTGGGGCGTCGGCTACGGCAACTACGGCTTTTTCTTCTACGACTATATGCCCGATTGGGGAAAGGCGATTACCGACGCCTATCCCGATGCCTTCCCGGTGATGAGCGGTAGTATCATCCTGCGCTTCCTGACCGAGACGGGCGTTCCCGGCCTGCTGGCCTTCATCTGGTTGGTCATTGCCGTCACGCTGGAGGGGATCGAGGCCATCCGGGCTTGGCGCCGGCAGGGCGACCGCTTCATGCGCATGGCGTCCCTCGGCCTGCTGGCCGGCTTCCTGGCCCTTATCGCCCGTCTGACCATGGCCGATTCCATCCACTTCACCTATCAGTGGTTTTACATCGCGATGATCGTGGCGGCCGCCCGCCTGGCACGCCGCCCCTCCCCTGACCCCGCTTCCCATGAGGTGGCCTGATGGAAAGCGAGCCAAAACGCATCCTGTTCCTGAACTCCCGCTCTGAGTACGGCGGGGCGGATATGGGGTTATTGACCATCGTCCAGAACCTGGACCAGCGCCGCTTTACGCCGTTGGTGGTGCTTCCCCACCCCGGCCCGTTGGTGGGTGAGCTGGAGGCCGCCGGCGCGCGCGTCATCTACCTGGACCTGTGCCGGCTGGAGCGCCTTGCCAGCCCGCGGGACATCTGGGAATTCGGCCGGCGCTTCATCTCCAGCACCATTCAGCTTATGCGCCTCATCCGCAGGGAACGCGCCGCACTGGTATACACCAACTCGAGCGCGATCCCCGTGGGCGCACTGGCCGCCCGGCTCAGCGGCATTCCCAACGTCTGGCACATACGGGAAATATGGACCTCGCCGCGCTGGCTGACGCGCACCCTGTACCGCTATATCGCGCTGATGGCCGACCGCATCATCACTATCACGTACGCTGTGGCGGTGGCCAATTTCCGCGATGTGGGCGGCAAAATCCGCGTCATCTATGACGGGGTGGACCGCCGGCGTTTCGAGAACCTGGCCGCGCGCGCCGCCGGCGTGCGCCAGCAGTACGACCTGAGGGAATCATGGCCTATCGTCACCTCAGTGGCGCGCATGGTGCCGCAGAAAGGGCTGGACACACTGGTGGAGGCCGCCCACCGGCTGAACGAGGCCGGCATCCGCGCCTATTTCTGCCTGGCCGGCGATATCCCCCGCACCATGTACCAATCGTACAAAGATGCACTGCGCCGGCGCATCGAGGCGTATCATCTGGAGGATTCCGTGCGTCTTTTAGGATGGATCGAGGATGTGCCGGCCCTGTTGGCCGCCTCGGACGTGGTGGTGCTGGCATCGGCCGGACCGGAGGGCGCCGGCCTCATTATCCCCGAGGCCTGGCTGGCCGGCGCTCCCGTCGTCGTGCCGAACCATTCCGGTCCGCTGGAGCTGGTGCGGCATGGGGAGACCGGCCTGCACTTTCGCGCCGGCGACGCCGATGACCTGGCCGCGCAGATCGGTGCGCTCCTGGCCGATGCGGAACTGCGCTCGCGCCTGGCCCAGGCCGGCCGGCAGGTCGCCCTGACGCGGCACGACGCGCAGGCCAATACGACTCGCTTGGAATCCGTCCTGGACGAACTTCTGCGCCCTGGGAGAATGCCGGCGGATGATTGACCTCTCCATCATCATCCTGCACTACCGCACGCCAGAGCTACTGGTCGAATGCCTGGAGTCCATCCGGCGCCATCCCTTCACCCTGGGCACTTGCGAGATATGGGTGGTGGACAACGCCAGCGGCGACGGCACGCCGGCGCGCGTCCGACGCGACTTCCCCGAGGTACAGGTGCTGGAAAATCCCGCCAACCTGGGCTTCGCCGCCGGCAACAATCGCGGCATCGCCCGCTCGCAGGGGCGCTATATCCTCCTGCTCAACCCGGATACCCAGGTACAGGAGGGCGCGCTGGACGAGCTGGTGCGCTTCATGGAGGCGCATCCCGATGCCGGCGCGGCCGGCGGCCAGCTCATCGGGTTGGACGGCGAGATACAGACCTCTTGCCGCGAATTCCCCAACCTGCTGGGCGTCATCCTGCGGGGCACCCCCCTGCACCGCCTCTTCCCGCGCCATCCCAGCCTGTGCCGCTATTTGATGACCGATTGGGACCACAGGACGCCCCGCCCGGTGGACTGGGTATTGGGGGCCTGCCTGCTCATCCGACGGGAGGCGTGGGAACAGGTTGGGCCGCTGGACGAAGGCTTCTTCATGTACTACGAGGACATTGACTGGT
This genomic stretch from Anaerolineae bacterium harbors:
- a CDS encoding glycosyltransferase; this translates as MESEPKRILFLNSRSEYGGADMGLLTIVQNLDQRRFTPLVVLPHPGPLVGELEAAGARVIYLDLCRLERLASPRDIWEFGRRFISSTIQLMRLIRRERAALVYTNSSAIPVGALAARLSGIPNVWHIREIWTSPRWLTRTLYRYIALMADRIITITYAVAVANFRDVGGKIRVIYDGVDRRRFENLAARAAGVRQQYDLRESWPIVTSVARMVPQKGLDTLVEAAHRLNEAGIRAYFCLAGDIPRTMYQSYKDALRRRIEAYHLEDSVRLLGWIEDVPALLAASDVVVLASAGPEGAGLIIPEAWLAGAPVVVPNHSGPLELVRHGETGLHFRAGDADDLAAQIGALLADAELRSRLAQAGRQVALTRHDAQANTTRLESVLDELLRPGRMPADD
- a CDS encoding flippase, whose amino-acid sequence is MADETPIGRSSVATAGYILLARIIGLAANVITVLLITRYLGAEGFGRYAFVMAYSLFIGTLATGGTFSILIRETARDRSRAGENLAHALTVQAVFTVLAALLSVLLLPLFTRQAVVVAAVYISVLASIIQVLANLFASVFTAFEDTKYLAVSVFIERGVFLAGVILVMIMRWGFLSIFWFQVLSFTIKLIFCSIIVWQKFARPAWRIQWPRLRYFFRESFPLLFSTGFRTLDGQLDTFLLQILQTALELGLYGAPYRLISRMNIVPDSIMAGLLPALSNLTRDQEGRQRAFSLYQKIFKYFLIMTVPVAVLTSLMSEPLVVLLFGREYRGAAPALALMAWSLVFMFPNYAFKYLLTALGQQHFEAISLAISLVPHLALGLWLIPRAGATGAAVAMLVAQAVAFAVGFYYVSRGLGAYNFAGPLLRLAAGALPAGVMIVLWPAGPAALKLLAAAVLYLAALWPLGLVESSELRQFAALLRPPAALRPSRGAGTGGSR
- a CDS encoding glycosyltransferase family 2 protein is translated as MIDLSIIILHYRTPELLVECLESIRRHPFTLGTCEIWVVDNASGDGTPARVRRDFPEVQVLENPANLGFAAGNNRGIARSQGRYILLLNPDTQVQEGALDELVRFMEAHPDAGAAGGQLIGLDGEIQTSCREFPNLLGVILRGTPLHRLFPRHPSLCRYLMTDWDHRTPRPVDWVLGACLLIRREAWEQVGPLDEGFFMYYEDIDWCYRARAAGWSVYYVPSARIIHHHRRESARGPFNRLTWIHLRSIMRLFSKHPLPLW
- a CDS encoding O-antigen ligase family protein, which gives rise to MTPLRSARSWLVQHPLVWQAALAAGALAAGLALALLPLPKLPLALGLVGAAVLAAGIWLSLRSRRPVEWAFLAFVFLMPATRFSLLEMGFSLQANYAALAVTTLFLLCRAALLARPLWWPRSRVHTAVILLTLVIAASFFLSAQVPPGEYRGEVRYVRSAKQIAQFLLMVITYAVVVLAVQDRRLFRRAVIILILSTLAVSLYGIYQFIAYPLGLPGVDLFPQSASFGASRQWAIPLAGGRFLRIWSVASEPVWFGDFLSGAIPLIFALLAGRALRESRWQWLLWAALGAAGLALLLTFARSAYLAVLVGGVVVLAFAPRFLARAGIALAGVASVIVIISLILSQMPVTEQASLLQAVSDRFISPFQEENFGNIHRTTAIATSWAMFLDRPWGVGYGNYGFFFYDYMPDWGKAITDAYPDAFPVMSGSIILRFLTETGVPGLLAFIWLVIAVTLEGIEAIRAWRRQGDRFMRMASLGLLAGFLALIARLTMADSIHFTYQWFYIAMIVAAARLARRPSPDPASHEVA